From the genome of Sander lucioperca isolate FBNREF2018 chromosome 1, SLUC_FBN_1.2, whole genome shotgun sequence, one region includes:
- the foxo4 gene encoding forkhead box protein O4, translating to MEKLSVPPIDPDFEPQSRPRSCTWPLPRPDISAVKPEGTDGSESAAGTPPADEDKAEPQQITSEPEKVAAEGGVVAGVGGAGATPRKGSSRRNAWGNQSYADLISQAIENSPEKRLTLAQIYEWMVKTVPYFRDKGDSNSSAGWKNSIRHNLSLHNKFLRVHNESTGKSSWWMLNPEGGKTGKAPRRRAASMDNSSKLLKSRMRAKQTKKQAGAAGLGGAGGALQGDGSTGSAGADSPNSSQQFSKWGVNNNSPSSRGTLDDTDMWTTFRPRTSSNASTLSGRLSPIAPGQEDDDNLPEDGLLGRYTASSLTPTLTETLMEELDLIDGLTLMTGQQRGASPSTAPPAPPTPLPSASTLLPRGSSFSSFHQLQPSSLPQAPSHTGTQASVSQCGSSSKESSTFSNSLFNPMNSSGSRGGGHYSNHVPSSLEALLTSDSPPPSDVMMTQVDPLMPSPGGVGLMGLGTSVRGGRSKTNQLLEPNTVAPMALQAQMQQQHHLHHQQQPHQQPQQQHQHHSQMGLGMILSGMSQDPSQLSALKAQHATVPAVGSHHGGPIASANPGLSLQGMSQFGAPSCFQTGQDRLPTDLDIDMFTENLDCDVDYIINTDLMDGDDIDFSFDPIMSGGQGYAGPATTTPGSAHSWVPS from the exons ATGGAGAAGTTGTCGGTGCCCCCGATTGACCCAGATTTCGAGCCGCAGAGCAGACCCCGCTCCTGCACGTGGCCGCTGCCGAGACCCGACATTTCTGCTGTCAAACCGGAGGGGACTGATGGCTCCGAGTCCGCCGCCGGTACCCCGCCCGCCGACGAGGACAAGGCCGAGCCCCAGCAAATCACGTCAGAGCCCGAGAAGGTAGCGGCCGAGGGAGGGGTCGTGGCCGGCGTGGGCGGAGCCGGTGCTACGCCACGCAAAGGATCATCTCGGCGCAACGCGTGGGGGAACCAGAGCTACGCAGATCTGATCAGCCAGGCCATCGAGAACTCGCCTGAGAAGAGGCTGACCCTGGCACAGATCTATGAGTGGATGGTGAAAACAGTGccttacttcagagacaaaggAGACAGCAACAGCTCAGCTGGCTGGAAG AATTCAATTCGCCACAATTTATCACTCCACAACAAGTTCTTGAGGGTACACAATGAATCGACGGGGAAGAGCTCCTGGTGGATGCTCAACCCAGAAGGAGGGAAGACCGGGAAAGCTCCTCGCCGCCGGGCCGCCTCCATGGACAATAGCAGCAAACTGCTGAAGAGCCGCATGAGGGCCAAACAGACCAAGAAGCAGGCGGGAGCAGCCGGCCTGGGGGGTGCTGGAGGAGCGCTGCAGGGCGACGGCAGCACAGGTTCAGCGGGTGCAGACAGCCCTAATTCGTCCCAGCAGTTTTCCAAATGGGGGGTTAACAACAACAGCCCCTCGTCCCGCGGCACGCTGGATGACACTGACATGTGGACCACCTTTCGCCCACGCACAAGCTCTAACGCCAGCACCCTGAGCGGACGTCTGTCCCCCATTGCTCCTGGACAGGAGGATGACGATAACCTGCCCGAGGACGGACTGCTGGGAAGATACACTGCCAGCAGCTTGACCCCCACCCTCACCGAGACCCTCATGGAGGAGCTGGATCTGATCGACGGCCTCACATTGATGACTGGGCAGCAGCGAGGGGCCAGTCCCAGTACAGCTCCACCAGCACCTCCCACTCCGCTGCCCTCCGCTTCCACCCTGCTCCCTCGTGGCTCCAGCTTTTCCTCCTTCCATCAGCTGCAACCATCCAGCCTCCCACAGGCCCCCAGTCACACCGGGACCCAGGCCTCTGTCTCTCAGTGTGGATCCAGCAGCAAAGAGTCGTCAACCTTTAGCAACTCCCTCTTCAACCCCATGAACAGCTCCGGCTCTCGTGGGGGCGGCCATTACAGCAACCACGTGCCTTCCAGCCTGGAGGCGCTGCTCACCTCTGACTCCCCTCCTCCCAGTGATGTCATGATGACCCAGGTGGATCCCCTCATGCCCAGTCCTGGAGGGGTGGGCCTGATGGGCCTGGGCACATCTGTGCGAGGCGGGAGGTCCAAAACCAACCAACTGCTGGAGCCAAACACAGTGGCCCCCATGGCGCTGCAGGCTCagatgcagcagcagcatcaccttcaccaccagcagcagccgCACCAGcagccacaacaacaacaccagcATCACTCTCAGATGGGGTTGGGGATGATCCTCTCAGGTATGTCTCAGGACCCGTCGCAGCTCTCTGCCCTCAAAGCCCAGCATGCCACGGTGCCAGCGGTGGGCTCTCATCACGGAGGGCCCATCGCCTCAGCCAATCCCGGCTTGAGCCTGCAGGGGATGAGTCAGTTCGGAGCTCCGTCCTGCTTCCAGACCGGTCAGGACCGACTGCCCACAGACTTGGACATTGACATGTTCACCGAAAACCTGGATTGTGACGTGGACTACATCATCAACACTGACCTCATGGACGGAGATGATATCGACTTTAGCTTTGACCCCATAATGTCTGGAGGCCAAGGCTACGCCGGCCCAGCCACCACCACACCGGGCTCCGCTCACAGCTGGGTGCCCAGCTAA